The stretch of DNA CCACGCCAAAGCAAAGCAAATTGAGTGCTTTGGAACGTACTTGTCCCCTAGCACACAACATCGCAACGCCAGCCTGCATCGCGAACACAAGGGCAAGCGGGTGAAACAACCCGCCCAACCCGCACGCGATTCCGCTGCCAACCAGCAGTCGACGTTGACGATCCTCAGACGCTGGCGTCAGATAGTTCCAAAGTAGCGTTAGCGAAATCCAACCACAAAATGCAGATAGCAAATCAGGTCGCACCATCAGGCCGGTGAACATCAGCGGTCGACTAAGTGCCAACAACGTTGCCACCAACAACGACATTGACAGCGACGATCCCAAACGCCGGGCGAGGTGGAAGGTTAAAACGATGGCGGCAATCGCCCCAAGGAAAAGCGGAATCCTTGACGTGGGATAGCCAGGTGGAAAGATCGCATGAAAAGGAGCTTGCACGTAAAACAGCGCAGGCGGCAACGTGAACATGCACACGTCGGCATTTTCAAAAAACGTACTTCGATCTTTCGTTGGCAGATACGGAATTCGAGGAATCCCTTCGTTCCACACGGTCCAACCGGGGACCGCAAACCACTGCTCATCTTGACCGCCGGGAGCATGAACCAAAATTGGCAATCGCAACGCAACATAGAGCGTGATCGGAAGAAGTACCCAAAGCCATTGACGCTTCGTCTTGCTAGTCGGATCGTTCGTTGATGCTGTCACTGAGACAACTCCAGCCAACCTGGGTTCGATTCCGCATGCACCGCGATCTCTTCAAGTGTGTCGTTCATGGATACTTCTGGTTTCCAGTTCCAATGTTGATTTGCGAGAGCCGAATCCAACACCACCCAAGGTAGATCAAAAGGCCTTTCTTCATCACTTGATTGAATCGCATGTTTGCCGAACCGGTCGTCACACCACTGAGTCAATTGCTTCAACGACATTGCGGATGCTTGACCCCCGCTGACATTGATCGTTCTCGGTACGTTCTTGCGATCACCAGAGGCGATCTGCGTCGACACGAGTTGGGATAGGTCGCGAACATTCAAGCAATCACGAACCTGATGACCGCTACCGCCAAAGCCCAAGTACTTTAGCGGTTGTCTGCGAAGATGACTGTGAAGCCAAAACGAAAAGATGCCCTGGTCGGCACGACCAAACTGCCCTGCTCCTGCCAGCACTCCACAGCGATTGATCCAAACGGGAAAGTCATAAGTGAGACCATACTCAAGTGCCATCGTCTCTGAAGCAATCTTTGTCGCGCCATACATGGATACCGGCGCGGCGGTTGAAAAATTCTCGTTGATACCGTCATCGGTTAAACCAGGGTCGGTCGTGTCAGAAACCACAAACGCATCCTTTTGAATGTCAAGTGAAAGCGAAGTGAGTGCTTCGATCGAATAGACACGACTGGTGCTCAACAACAAAAATCCAGCATGATGGCGTTTGCAAAGCTCCAGCAAATGGATCGTACCGAGCAGATTGTGCTGGACCAATTGCAACGATGAATTCGCCCCATCGACGCCCGCTAGCACGCTCGGCAAAGCTGCTGCATCAATCACAAAGTCCATCGGGCCAATCGTTTCCAGGTCACTGGCAAGCCTTAAGTCACCATGTCGAACATCGATGCCTTTCGAGACGAGTTCACGACGATTGGTTTCACTGCCTGGTCGAGCCAAATTGTCCATTCCCACAATTTTGATTGTCGAATCAGACTCAACGAGGTGCCTAGCGATGGATGAACCAACGAATCCACAAACACCGGTAATAAAAATGTTCAAACTGCTCTTCCCGACTCCATGTGGTATCCGACAACGGCTTCTTAGATGGCAGTATAACAGAGCCATGATCGAAACGATGGTGCCAATCAGTTGGTTCAACGATGCGTGCCAAACCGACTTATTAGAATTCGATCGCCGGTTCGTCGGCGGCGAGAACTTTCGTCGTCGCCCATGCATGTTTGAAGCGGTCGCAAGGACTCGAAAAGCAACTTCCATCACGGTCTAGCATTCCCCGTTTTCTGAACACGAGCCCCTTAGAACAATCATCCATGAACTGTCACTTGATCGTTGCTGCGTCCTGCGTGTTGCTGATGATCGTGGGATGTAGCCAGTCGGATGATCGCGACGAAGAAATTTCCTACTTAAGCATCCTCATGCCAGAGAGTCTGGTGAAGTACTCGACGCTCGACATTGCGTCCCGCGATAACATTGTGAAAGTTGTCGAAGACGACGCGAGTTATCTTGGGTTCAGAATTTACCCAGGACAGCAACGTTTGCATGGAGGCATCCGATCAGAAGTCAGCGTTGATTTTCCTTACCGGGAAGGTGACACGGTTGTTTACTCGTGGCAATTTAAACTGGAAGATGACTTTACGTCCGACCAACCCCACAATCGTTGGTGGATCATTGGCCAATGGCACGACCAGCCTGACCTTACGAAAAACGAAACGTGGGATACTCACGCCTCACTAAGTCCGCCGATTAGTTTGTGTATCGGCGAAAAGGAAGGCAGCATGATGCTGGTCATGACATACGGTGTTACCCGCGAAGACCAGCCGCAATCCACATCCCAAGCGGTTCGAATTAATCGTGGAAAATGGTATCGAGCAAAGACTCGCATCACGTGGTCGCAAAGTAAAAAGGGACAAGCAAAGTTTTTTCTTAGCGAGTCTGATCACCCATCGACTGAAGAGCCAGTGATTGAAGTGGAAGGGCCCAACATGAACAACGCTTATCAGCACTACTTCAAGATGGGTATGTATCGTCATCCGGATATTGATACTGACAATTGCATCTATCTGGACAAGCTTTCTATCTTTGTGGTGAACAGCCAATAGTCCATTGCGGAACTCTTCCCAGACACAATCCGCGTGCAAAGGTCAAAGGTCTCTTCCAACAAAGGAATCGAATTTCGAACAGTCGACTAGGCAGGCTGGGTGGGGGCGACGTTAGCCCATGAATGATCTTCAACAGATAGTGGGATCGAGGGAGTATCGGTTTCAGAGCGATCTCCGTAGTGCAATTGAAGCGCTAACCTGCCACAACGTTCTTGGAACTGGGCGGGCGTGTCGTCCTTGCCTTCAGCGCATACAGCGTCGGTCCATCCGGGCCAATCACTCAAAATTCGTTCCGCCAACTTTCGACGTCCTTTCCCGTCAAGCGTGCCCATGGTCACCACTCGGTCGATGCGTCCGGGACGCGATCCAATGCTGCCGGGTTGACCAATCGCGGGGTCGATACGGTCAAGATGATTGGTCGTTACCAAAACCATCAACCCATCCGCCCGTTGCACACCATCGAGACAATTAAGCAAACAGTCAAAGGTAAGCCCCGGTCCGTTTTGCATGGCAACATTCTTACGTCCATCGAAAACTGCATCCATGTCCTCCATCAATGCCATGCAGGGCACTTCCGAGAGCATCTGGTTCCAAGCTTTCAGCAGTTCGTCGTTCTTGACCGTTGCCAAGTCATACACGAACACAGGCAAGTCCAAATCTTCCGCCAGTGCTCTTGCCAACGCAGTCTTTCCCGTTCCCGGCTGTCCATGCAACAAGTAACCTCGCCGCCAAGGCAGGCCTCGTTCCAGGTGCCAATCTTCGGTCTCACGCCATCGCTTGGCTTCTTGAACTAAATCCAATGCATTTGCATCGAGCGATAGTTTTGCAATCGCACTGGAATCGTCATCCGGGTCCACACCAAAGTCTCGGAAATCCCATTCAAGCGGACGATGACCAAGGCACGCACGAATGTCGCTATTGCTAGTCGGACAACCGCCACCGGACTTGGGCTTCACCGTCACCATGGCCGTGTTACCAGCAGTACCGTGGATAAATCGAATTGAATGACGACGCCCCCCGGTCGATTCGTACCCGCGTACGTGTTCGTTGAAGAACTGAGTGGCATCGATGATCAACTTGTCAGGGTCGATCGTTCCGCGAGCAAATGTGATCGTAATGGTTTGGTAGTCGTAGTCGGCCGCTTGCAATCCTTCTTCGAGGTCACCGAGTCCGTCCTTAGTTTTCGCTACCCAGATTGGACACCAGCCTCGCCAATACAAGCGACCCGAAGGCGGCGCGATTTCCATCGAAACTAATTGCACACGTTTGCGAGGTCGGACAAATAGCTTCCAGCCTACGTAGGCCCGCGGACCAAATCGCGATGCCGTGTAATGGTGCTTCAAATAAAGCAGAATGGCATCGGCTTGATAGCCGCTGGTGGTAATTCGTACGACTACTCGACCGGCAATCTGAGAGTACAGACTCTTGACGTGAGTCCAGCCGGTTGCCAACAAAGTGACCACCGCTGCCCCTCCGGCAAGCATCCAACCGTTCAACGCTTCTTCCACAATTGATCTCTTCAGGTAATAAACAGTTGGCACGTTCCCTATTGCCAGACTTCCACGCACTGACACGCGTAAACTCCGAAAGGTTCCCGCTATGGCTTCGATCTTTACTAGAATCATCGACCGCGAAATTCCCGCCGATATCCTTTACGAAGACGATTTGTGTCTTGCGTTTCGAGACATCGCGCCCAAGGCTCCGACACATTTTCTTGTGATACCCAAGAAGGAAATCGTTTCACTTGCCGATGCTGGCGACGACGACGAAGCGATTCTCGGTCGCTGCATCCTGGTCGCCTCGAAAGTCGCAGCAGCCGAAGGACTCGAAGGTGGCTATCGACTGGTTGCCAATACACGTGATGACGGCGGTCAAGAAGTGCCGCACCTGCATTTCCACGTGTTGGGCGGTCGCAAATTGTCCTGGCCACCCGGCTGACCTCAACGTCATCCATAAAGGAACTGTAACCACACTGACTAATGTTCTCTTGTTCACTTCGTGGTTAGTGGATATATTTTCACTACTGATTAGGAAGTTTGGTTCGATGGAATGTCACCGAAGGAGACACAGATGTTGGTTTTATCCCGAAAAGAAGGCGAAACGATTGAAATCCCGTCGCTGGGAATTGTGATTCAAGTTTCAGCAGTGAAGAAGTCCAGAGCTGTCCTCGGCATCGAGGCACCAGGTGACGTCCAGATTGTCCGGGGCGAGGTCATGGATCGTGACTTGGACGCTCATCAAGGCCATTTGAGCCAACGATCGAGTGAGCAGCTCTTGATCGAGTTGGAAGCCGAAATTGCTGCGTTAACGGAAATGTGTTCCGAAGAACACAGATCGGTCGCGAATCAAACTGCTCTTCAAACTCTGCAGACGCTTCGCAATTTGCGAAGACGATGGCAGCAGCAACATTCCGGCGACAACGAGGCTCGTCCTCTTTCTGACTTTGTCGCCGTCCGATCCGAAGTGCTTGAGCATTTGATAAATAGCCGCGCTAAGACAAGCGAACCAGACATTCTGGTCACACCGCCCGACTGCGTTCGTCAATCGAGCGTCGGTTATGTCATCGGCGGCGAAGGCGCTGTTTGCCAAGTCGCATAGCATTTGTTGTTTCAAAGGATCATTGGTACTGCACCGAATGGGTGGTAGCCAGTGCCAGTGATCGCGAGCGAATGACGACAGTGTCCCTTTCACCGTTCCGAGTGCATTAAGCTGGAGAGATGCAAACTCCCGAGCGATTCGGATTCTTTGATTGGGATGAGACGACGATGGCAAAAATCTTACTGGCCGAAGACAGCCCTACCCACGCGGCTTTGATGAGTCGAATCCTAACCGATGGCGGGCACGATGTGACTCATGTTGAAGACGGTTGTCGTGCACTCGAGGCGATAGGAACATCACCACCGGAACTCATCGTCACAGATTTGCAAATGCCGGAAATCAACGGATGCGAATTGGTCTCAACGGTTGCCGAAAAATACCCCACAATCCCCACCGTCGTTGTCACTGCTCGCGGTAGCGAATCACTCGCCGTTGATGCTCTAGCCAAAGGCGCTACGGATTTTGTACCCAAAAGTATGTTGGCAAAGTTGTTGCTGCGTGTGGTTCGGCAAACACGGTTGATGGCCCGATCGGATGACGCAATCGATTCGATATCCAAGTCGCTTAATCATCAAGAGTACACGGTCATCCTGCCTTCGCATCCCGATGCCATTGGGCCTCAGGTGCGAACTATCGTTCAATCCCTTGCTGCGCAAGGATTATTGGATCCCACTCAACGACTACGGGTGGGAACCGCGGTAGCTAGCGGGCTGTTTAACGCAGTTTGTTTTGGGAACCTACAAATTGCCGATGCCGAGAATCTTGTTTCACGCTACTTGGCTGATGACGCCGACGCGGTCGAAGAACTGCACGTGCGAGCGAAAGATGCTAACTACCGTGGCGAGAAAGTAACGCTGATGGTGTCCATCGGTAACGCTGACACACGAATCGCGATCAGCCACTCTGGGCATGGTCAGACGACACGAATGAATCCCGCACCGGGAACCCCCGAGTCCTTCGAACTAGAGCAGTGCCGCGGGTTGATGTTGATGACAAGCTTTATGGATGATGTCATTTTCCGAAGCAACGGCAGCGAAGTGGTGCTGATCAAACAGCACTGAAGGTAGGGTTTCACTTTCGTTTTCCGGGAACTTTCATGCCGGACTGGAATAGGGTCAGTGACGAAGCAGGTCCAGAATCGGGAAGCTCAAATTCGATGGTTGCTTCGACGACCCGATACTTCCATTTCGTTTCGCTGATGGCGAAAATCTGCACTTCTGGCTGGCCTGTCAATTGAGCAAATAGTTGCGATTGATCAGCACGAACTGTTAGCACGGCACCCGGTGCTATTTCGTACTGTCCCGCCAATCGTGCAACGGTTTCGGCGGGAACGGTTAACGCTTCGTCGAATGACTTTGGTTCAACGTTCATTCCTGCGATTGTTTGGATGAACTGTCCCGCCAACGCGTCCACATCGCCCATCGCGGTGTTGCAAAGCACTACGACTGCAGCATTGAGTTTGGGGTTCACCATCAACATCGTGTGGTAGCCCCCGGTTTGACCGTTATGCCAAAGAGTTTGCTTGTCTCTTGCGAAATGCCACCCCAGTCCCATCGCGACACCGGATCCGATAGGGGCGGCGTGTTTTTGTTGGCTCAATCTCATTGCCTTACCAAGATCATTGTCCGGTGGATCAAGACTAGCGGCGGCAAAACGAAGCATGTCAGACGTTGTGCTGAAGACTGAGCCCGCGCCAGCCAAAGAAGCGAAGTGCCAGTTGTAATTCGCATCGAGGTTGGCGTCATGTGGCGGTGCCAAGCGAGATTTCTGCGAATCACTCAGACAGCTAGGATCGAGCATCGCACCAGTGTCCGTCATGCCCAGTGGTTCCGCGATGACACGACGAATCAACACATCGTAGTCGTCACCGGATCGCATTGCTAAAACGTCGCCAAGTAAGCCAACCGCTAGATTTGAGTACTCGCTTTTCTCGCCGGGTTTGGCGGCAGGATCGATCGAGGATAGGTACGTGTGCAGACTCTCTCGCGAATAGGTTGCATAAGGATCGGTGACGTTGCTGAGATCCAGATTGGCCGGCATACGTGGCAAGCCTGAAGTGTGTGTGGCAAGTTGAACCAATTGGACTGAATTCAGCGCGGGGTTTGCTTTGCTGACATCCGGCAACAACTCGCCGACGGTCGATGTCAGCTTCAGATTGCCAGCTTCGATTTCGCTAGCGAGCAGCAGCGACGTGAACACTTTACTGATCGAACCAATTTCATAGATGGTTTGGTCAGTAGGCGGGTTGGGAATGTCACGAGATAGAGTTCCCAAGTGATGAGTCAACGAAACATCGCCATCGATAACTCCGATTGAAATCGCATTGATACGCTTGGCATCCAGGTACGGTTTGACAAGTCGGTCAATCTGCTCGGGCGTAATCCGACGAGCATCTTGGGCGACGGCCGTTGGCACCAAAAACATCGTCACGCAGGCAATTAGAACAGTGCAGACAGCTTTCATCGTGATTCTCTTTCTCTCGAGGATGGTTTCAATGCCCATGGTTCGCAGTCATACTCTGACAGTTCGTTAGTCGCGGTTGGCAGCGGAACATTACGTACTAATTAGAAATAGTTTTGAAAGTCGTGGTTTATGTGTGGCATCACGGGAGCGATTTGGCGAAACCCCTCCCAGGGTATTGCTCCAGCGTTGTTGCAGCAAATGACGGACTCGATCTCTCATCGAGGTCCTGATGACTCGCAACTTTGGATGGACAGTGAACATCGAGACGCGTACGGCAGACTCGTTGGCGTTGGGCTCGGCTTTCGAAGGCTTAGTATCATTGACTTGGAAGGCGCGCGTCAGCCGCTTTCTAACGAAGATGGTCGCGTGAGAGTGGTTTTTAACGGCGAGATTTACAACTACCAAACACTACGTCGTCGATTGCAAGGTACCGGGCACACGTTTGCAACGCATGGTGACGGCGAGTCGATTGTCCATTTGTATGAAGACTTGGGCACGGATTGCTTTGCTCAGCTCAACGGCATGTTCGCGATTGCGATTTGGGACGCGAACCGGAATCGGTTGATCCTTGCCCGCGATCGCATTGGGCAAAAGCCGCTTTACTATGCGGCAACAGAAGATCGTTTGGTCTTTGGCAGTGAACTGAAATGTTTGGCCAAGGTCGATGGTGTTTGCAGCGACATCGACCCAGGCGCCATCGATGAATTCTTGACCTACCAATACATCCCGCATCCGGGAACGATTTGGAAAGGTGTTCGCAAGCTCCCGCCGGGCCACTTCGCGATTTACGAGAACGGCAAAGTCACCGTCGAGCGGTACTGGGACTTTGATCCAAGCGTCGAGCGACCGATCTCGAAGTCCGACGCTTGCGAGCGATTGCGTGAGTTGCTGACCGATTCTGTTCGCCTACGGATGCAAAGCGATGTGCCACTGGGGTCATTCCTTTCCGGTGGAATCGATTCATCGCTAATCACCGCGATCGCTCAAGCGAACTCGCCCGATCCAGTACGCACCTTTAGCATCGGATTTCCCGTCGCAGACTTTGACGAAACAAAGTACGCAGCCGAAGTTGCTCAGCACCTAGGCACCAAGCACCAGCGGTTCGAGGTCAATCCGGACGGCGTTGCAATCATCGATAAGCTAATCTGGCACTACGACGAACCGTTTGGTGATTCGTCCGCAGTGCCGACTTGGTACTTGTCAGAACTGACGCGGCGAGAAGTGACCGTAGCGCTTTCCGGCGATGGAGGTGACGAGCTATTTGCGGGTTACGAGCGTTACCGTGCCCTGTGGTTGAGTCAACGTTTGCAGCGATTGTTCCCGGTACGCTCCATACCAGGGATAGGACTGGTGCAACGTTTGCCCGATTCCAACAAACAACGTTCACTGATTCGAAGGGCGAAGCGATTTCTCGAAGCGATAGGGGAACCGGCATCGCGGCGCTACATGAATTGGCTGCAGATTTTTCCTGAGTCAATGCGTGCATCGCTTTATACGGATGAGTTTCTCGAGTCTTTACCCGGTGATGATCCCTTTGATTTTCTCGATTCCGTATGGAGTCGTAGCGAAGGTCGCGATGTGGTCACGCGGGCGAGCATGTCGGACGTGTTCTCGTACTTGCCATGTGACCTATGCACCAAAGTTGACATCGCTTCGATGGCTCATGGATTAGAGGTTCGCCAGCCGATGCTCGACTACCGCATCGTTGAATTTGCGGGATCATTGCCGGTGAACTTGAAGTTTCGTGGTCACCGTGGCAAGTTAATTCTTGAAGATACGTTCGGGTCGCTGATCCCTCAATCCATTTTTACTCGTAAGAAGATGGGCTTTGGAATCCCGATCGCCGGTTGGTTCCGCAATGAACTCAGAGAGATGGTTCACGATACCTTGCTCGCTAGTGACGCAAGAATCGGACCCTATTTCCGTCGGGAAGTTGT from Rubripirellula amarantea encodes:
- the asnB gene encoding asparagine synthase (glutamine-hydrolyzing) translates to MCGITGAIWRNPSQGIAPALLQQMTDSISHRGPDDSQLWMDSEHRDAYGRLVGVGLGFRRLSIIDLEGARQPLSNEDGRVRVVFNGEIYNYQTLRRRLQGTGHTFATHGDGESIVHLYEDLGTDCFAQLNGMFAIAIWDANRNRLILARDRIGQKPLYYAATEDRLVFGSELKCLAKVDGVCSDIDPGAIDEFLTYQYIPHPGTIWKGVRKLPPGHFAIYENGKVTVERYWDFDPSVERPISKSDACERLRELLTDSVRLRMQSDVPLGSFLSGGIDSSLITAIAQANSPDPVRTFSIGFPVADFDETKYAAEVAQHLGTKHQRFEVNPDGVAIIDKLIWHYDEPFGDSSAVPTWYLSELTRREVTVALSGDGGDELFAGYERYRALWLSQRLQRLFPVRSIPGIGLVQRLPDSNKQRSLIRRAKRFLEAIGEPASRRYMNWLQIFPESMRASLYTDEFLESLPGDDPFDFLDSVWSRSEGRDVVTRASMSDVFSYLPCDLCTKVDIASMAHGLEVRQPMLDYRIVEFAGSLPVNLKFRGHRGKLILEDTFGSLIPQSIFTRKKMGFGIPIAGWFRNELREMVHDTLLASDARIGPYFRREVVAELVRSHETNEHNHGYRLWNLLILEKWLREWA
- a CDS encoding ATP-binding response regulator yields the protein MAKILLAEDSPTHAALMSRILTDGGHDVTHVEDGCRALEAIGTSPPELIVTDLQMPEINGCELVSTVAEKYPTIPTVVVTARGSESLAVDALAKGATDFVPKSMLAKLLLRVVRQTRLMARSDDAIDSISKSLNHQEYTVILPSHPDAIGPQVRTIVQSLAAQGLLDPTQRLRVGTAVASGLFNAVCFGNLQIADAENLVSRYLADDADAVEELHVRAKDANYRGEKVTLMVSIGNADTRIAISHSGHGQTTRMNPAPGTPESFELEQCRGLMLMTSFMDDVIFRSNGSEVVLIKQH
- a CDS encoding serine hydrolase is translated as MKAVCTVLIACVTMFLVPTAVAQDARRITPEQIDRLVKPYLDAKRINAISIGVIDGDVSLTHHLGTLSRDIPNPPTDQTIYEIGSISKVFTSLLLASEIEAGNLKLTSTVGELLPDVSKANPALNSVQLVQLATHTSGLPRMPANLDLSNVTDPYATYSRESLHTYLSSIDPAAKPGEKSEYSNLAVGLLGDVLAMRSGDDYDVLIRRVIAEPLGMTDTGAMLDPSCLSDSQKSRLAPPHDANLDANYNWHFASLAGAGSVFSTTSDMLRFAAASLDPPDNDLGKAMRLSQQKHAAPIGSGVAMGLGWHFARDKQTLWHNGQTGGYHTMLMVNPKLNAAVVVLCNTAMGDVDALAGQFIQTIAGMNVEPKSFDEALTVPAETVARLAGQYEIAPGAVLTVRADQSQLFAQLTGQPEVQIFAISETKWKYRVVEATIEFELPDSGPASSLTLFQSGMKVPGKRK
- a CDS encoding NAD-dependent epimerase/dehydratase family protein; amino-acid sequence: MNIFITGVCGFVGSSIARHLVESDSTIKIVGMDNLARPGSETNRRELVSKGIDVRHGDLRLASDLETIGPMDFVIDAAALPSVLAGVDGANSSLQLVQHNLLGTIHLLELCKRHHAGFLLLSTSRVYSIEALTSLSLDIQKDAFVVSDTTDPGLTDDGINENFSTAAPVSMYGATKIASETMALEYGLTYDFPVWINRCGVLAGAGQFGRADQGIFSFWLHSHLRRQPLKYLGFGGSGHQVRDCLNVRDLSQLVSTQIASGDRKNVPRTINVSGGQASAMSLKQLTQWCDDRFGKHAIQSSDEERPFDLPWVVLDSALANQHWNWKPEVSMNDTLEEIAVHAESNPGWLELSQ
- a CDS encoding AAA family ATPase, producing MEEALNGWMLAGGAAVVTLLATGWTHVKSLYSQIAGRVVVRITTSGYQADAILLYLKHHYTASRFGPRAYVGWKLFVRPRKRVQLVSMEIAPPSGRLYWRGWCPIWVAKTKDGLGDLEEGLQAADYDYQTITITFARGTIDPDKLIIDATQFFNEHVRGYESTGGRRHSIRFIHGTAGNTAMVTVKPKSGGGCPTSNSDIRACLGHRPLEWDFRDFGVDPDDDSSAIAKLSLDANALDLVQEAKRWRETEDWHLERGLPWRRGYLLHGQPGTGKTALARALAEDLDLPVFVYDLATVKNDELLKAWNQMLSEVPCMALMEDMDAVFDGRKNVAMQNGPGLTFDCLLNCLDGVQRADGLMVLVTTNHLDRIDPAIGQPGSIGSRPGRIDRVVTMGTLDGKGRRKLAERILSDWPGWTDAVCAEGKDDTPAQFQERCGRLALQLHYGDRSETDTPSIPLSVEDHSWANVAPTQPA
- a CDS encoding heparin lyase I family protein, with amino-acid sequence MNCHLIVAASCVLLMIVGCSQSDDRDEEISYLSILMPESLVKYSTLDIASRDNIVKVVEDDASYLGFRIYPGQQRLHGGIRSEVSVDFPYREGDTVVYSWQFKLEDDFTSDQPHNRWWIIGQWHDQPDLTKNETWDTHASLSPPISLCIGEKEGSMMLVMTYGVTREDQPQSTSQAVRINRGKWYRAKTRITWSQSKKGQAKFFLSESDHPSTEEPVIEVEGPNMNNAYQHYFKMGMYRHPDIDTDNCIYLDKLSIFVVNSQ
- a CDS encoding carbon storage regulator, producing the protein MLVLSRKEGETIEIPSLGIVIQVSAVKKSRAVLGIEAPGDVQIVRGEVMDRDLDAHQGHLSQRSSEQLLIELEAEIAALTEMCSEEHRSVANQTALQTLQTLRNLRRRWQQQHSGDNEARPLSDFVAVRSEVLEHLINSRAKTSEPDILVTPPDCVRQSSVGYVIGGEGAVCQVA
- a CDS encoding histidine triad nucleotide-binding protein, with protein sequence MASIFTRIIDREIPADILYEDDLCLAFRDIAPKAPTHFLVIPKKEIVSLADAGDDDEAILGRCILVASKVAAAEGLEGGYRLVANTRDDGGQEVPHLHFHVLGGRKLSWPPG